TAATGGGTGTAGCATTCTCTCCGTTTGCCGGCACCTGCACCGGCGGCGGCTCTGTGGCCGAAGCGGGTACAGACAATCCGCTGCTCAAATCTGACGCAGTACAGCATGTGCTGAAGTTTCAAGAGGCGATTAGAGAAATCTATAAAGAAGTAAATCCGGCTGTTATTCGCATCGAGACTGAACAAACTGTGGAGATTAACCACCCGTTCTTCAACGACCCGATGTTTCGACGCTTTTTTCAGGTGCCCGAGGGACAGCAGAAACAGAAGCGCGCCGGTTTAGGCTCGGGTTTCATCATTTCGAGCGATGGTTTTGCTGTGACGAACCATCACGTGGTGCAGAAGGTCGACAAGATCACCGTCAAACTTACGAACGGAAAGGAGTACACGGCTAAGCTGATCGGCTCTGACCCGAACTCAGACATTGCGCTCATCAAGATCGACGGCGCCAAAGGCCTAAAGACTGCGCATCTGGGCGATTCTGACAAAATTGAAGTGGGAGATATATCTCTCGCGATCGGCAACCCGTTCGGCCTGCAGTCGACGCTGACGACTGGCATCATCTCTTCAAAAGGCCAGGACGTCAATTCTGCCGACGGTGTGAGCCGAATTCAGACCGACGCGTCGATCAACCCCGGTAATTCGGGCGGCCCGCTTTTGAATGTGCGCGGCGAAGTGATTGGCATCAACCAGATGATCTATTCGCAATCGGGTGGCAGCGTCGGTATCGGTTTTGCGATACCCATTAACCATGCGAAACACGTCATCGAAAAACTGAAGGCGGGCAAAAAGATTCGCCAGGGTTATATCGGCGTCTCGGTAGACCCTGAACAGACAGACGAAAAGCTGAACCTGCTGGGCGTCAAAGGCAAAACCGGCCTTATCGTTGCCCAGGTCGTCATCGGTTCACCGGCTTTCAAGGCAGGCATCGTGGCGAATGACTTCATAACGCACATCGACGGCAAACCCGCCGAAAAATTTTCAGTACTCAAGTCTGCGGTACTGCAGAAGGGCGTCGGCGCCAATATCGAGGTGAAGCTGATACGCCAGGGCAAAGAAGTCACTGTTTCGGTCAAAGTCGCCGAAGCGCCGCAACAGCAACAGTAAATACAGTGCGCACTATGTCATGGTTCGACCCATTCGACAAGCTCAGGGCGAACAGGCTCACCATGACAAAGTGCGCGCAAATTCTTGAATGTTCGCGGCCTAAAGGTGCTGGGCATCGTCATGGTGAGATGCAATCTCGCCTTAGCGAGCTTGTCGAACCATGACCTTAACGGCTGACATCGGCAATTCTCATTCTGTCATCGGCATCTGGCGCGATGGTAACCTTATTGACACACTGCGCCTCGCGACCGAGAGCCGGCGCACGGCAGATGAATGGCTGCTGTTTCTCAGAAGCTGGATCAGCGGCAACAACGTGCTCGGCACTATTCGGTCGGCGGCAGTTGCTTCGGTTGTGCCCGCCGCCAATTCGGCTGTCAGCGATGCGATTACAGCGTTAGGCGTCAGTCGCTGCACATGGCTTTCGGCCGACCTGAAGCTCAACTTCTCGTTCAATTATCCGCAGAAGCAGACTTTGGGTGCCGACCGAATCGCCGACATGCTCGCCGCAGTGCATTATTTTGGTCCGAATTGCGTGGTGCTTGATTTCGGCACGGCGATTACCTTCTCAGTCGTCACCGACGGTGCATTTCAGGGTGGGGTCATTGCGCCGGGTATAACTTCATCGCTCGAGGCACTCTTCAGTTCAACCGCAAAATTGCCCAAGATCGCCTTTCACCGTACGTCGAACGCGATCGGCAAATCGACCGCTGAGGCGATCGAGATCGGCGCCTACGTCGGCTGGCGCGGCGTTGTCAAAGAAATACTTACTGACATTAAGAGCGAGCTGCCCGACCAGGGTAGAAAACACCGTGTAATTGCGACGGGTGGCATTTCAGAATCGCTTGATTTTGCCCCCGATTTCTTCGACATTGTCGACCGTAACCTCACGATGAAAGGAATCTACCTTGCTTCGCTCGCTCAGAATATTTAAACTTGATGCGTATCTGCTGCGGCATTTTTTGCCGTCGCTTGCGGTTGCAGCCGGCTTCTTCACGTTCATTGTGCTCGTCTTCTTTCTCAAAGAGACAATCAAGCACGCGGTCGAAAAGAATCTCGACTTTCAGGTCGTGCTCGAGCTCTGCTGGTATGCTCTCGGTTGGACACTCACCCTCACGATACCGATGGCCTTTCTGCTTTCAACGATCTTAACAGTCGGCGGATTAAACTCTGATTCAGAGATTATCGCCATGCGAGCAGGCGGCATCACGTATCCCCGTATACTGAGGCCGTTTCTGGCTGTTGCAGTTCTGCTCTTCGCTGCGCTGCTCTGGTTCTCGAACTATGTTGTACCGGCGTTTGCCGACAACATGGAGAACATGCGCAACTTTATTCTCACCACCGACCCGATTGCCACGATTCAGCCAGGCCAGTTCATCACGCTCGACAAGCGTGAAGGTTTCGTGCGAAAAATCTACATTGAAAAGTCTCTCAATACCAAAGACTTTGGCGGTGAGATTTTACAGAATATTCAGGTGCGCAAAATCGGCAACGTCGGCAGTATTCGCCAGTTGACCGAAATTATTATCGCGCAAGAAGGCCGTAAAATACTCAAACAAACTCCGCAGGGTGAATGGGTTAAGGCCCTGAGGCTCACCCGCGGCTACCTGTTCAGCACGGGTTCTGACGGCACCTTTCAGCGTGTCGATTTTTCGGGTGGTATGTTCGACCTGAACATTCAAGAGCCCGAAAAAATCAAAAAAATGAAGCGCATTGAAGATATGGGTTCGTTAACTTTGCCGCAGCTGTACCAGGCCTTCGATACCATAAAACAATATCCAGAAGCAGAGATGCTGACCCGCAAGGCGCATCTCGAAATTCACAAGCGCCTTGCTCTATCATTTTCCGTAATACTCTTTGTGCTCGTGGGGTTTCCGCTCGCGATCGTTAACCGGCGCAGCGGCAAGGGTATGGGCCTCGGCGTCTCGGTCATATTTATCTTCGCCTACTTTGCGCTCTTCTTGTCTGCCGAAACCTTTTCGGTTTCCAGGCCAATTCTCGCGCCGTGGCTCGCGGCCCACGCGGCGAATATTCTCATGGCAATCGGCGCATTCTATTTTTCAGTGTCGCGGCTGGCCGAGAAGTCGATACGTAATTTCTGGCGTTAGACAGCAGGCTCCGAAAGAGCTTCCGAAAAAGCGGCAAGCCTCCGAAGCGGAGACCCGGAGACGGGTCGCGCAGTTTGCTGCCGCAAACTGCTGCTAAAGCGCGGCGCTGCTTGCCACTTTTTCGGCTTCGGCGCCTGCCATGCACTAAGGTTTTCTCAGGAAGAAAACCCTAGTGCATGGCAATCATTCGCGCAAAATTCAGATACTCTTCAGAATCGTGACGTATAAACTCCACACCATACTTGAATGCTTTGCCGTAGCCGCCTTCGGGCGCGGGGTCTGTCTTTTTCCAGCGAATGTGGCCGCGCAGATCGAGAATCTTGTCGGGTGCTTCTTCTGAAACTACCCAAATCGCCATCAATTGGTTCTCGGCGTAATCAACGTATGTCTGAAACGATAGCCCGCTTTGCGAGATGTCGATGAGAAACGGTGATTCAAATAATTCGGTAGTGCCGAGCTCGAGATTGAACGCTGAAATCCACACCTGGCTGATTCCTTTTTTGCGCGGATTCTTGCGCCGGTCTTGCTGCGGCTGCTCAAAGTAAGCGAGTAGCTTCTGTCTGAGCGCTGCGCGACTGACCGGCTTTTGCACGAGATACGCGATTTCATTCAGAATGCCGGCATCGAGCACGCCCGGCGCCTGTGCGTCGTAGAGCATAAAGCAAGGCACATCAGCGTAGGCGGCGCGAAACGCTGCCAGCAAGTCGCGAAACTCGGTATTGATTGCTTCGGGCGAAAGCACTGCAAGCTCCAGTGGAAGTTTCTTGCCCGAATCTGGCAGACGCGTGATGACGTTCGCTCCCAGTCGGCCCAGCAGTTTCGTTTCGCTCGTGTCGATGCCCGGCGCGAACAAGAAAATATTTTTGCCGGTCAGCGGGAAAAAACTAAACTGTGCAAGCGCCTTTTCCAGTGCTGCGCGTGTGAACGGCTTCTCGAGCATGTGATCGATGTGGGCGAGCAGCGATGAGTCGACGCGGCCACGCTCGACGAATTCGTGCAGCACGAGCACTCTGAGCAGTGGGTTCTTCTTTTTGATCGCTGGCAGTTTTTCTGCAAGCCCCGCCGCCCCGCTGTAGTGCACGACGAGCACACCTTCGGCGTCGTCGGCCATTCGCAGGTCTTCGAGCCTGGTTAAGTTCTGTGTTTCGGCGCCGCGTGCGCCTACGTAACGTGAAATCGAATCGGTGACTGCCGCTGACTCGCCGTGCAGAAAGAAAATCGTATCGGCGAGCGCGGCCTGCGGCATATTCGCTGCTAAGTCATTTTCAGCGCGCTCTTCACCGACGAGATGAGCCGGTCTTCGGTGAAGGGTTTGATGATAAAGTCGTGCGCGCCTGCTGCAACTGCCTCTTTAATAAAGCGGCTTTCGCCAAGAGCTGAAACCACAATAACTTTCGCGTTCGGCACAGCTGCCTTGACGAGCTTCGTGGCCTCAATGCCCCCCAGATTTTTCATCGAGAGATCCATCGTGATCAGGTCGGGCTGCAGCGTCGTCGCCATCTCGACGACCTCGTTGCCATCGGTTGCTTCGCCCGCAACTTCAAAACCTTTCGATTCTAAATGGCGGCGAATCACCTGCCGCATATACCCCGAATCGTCAACGATCAGTACTTTCTTCTTATCGGCCATATATAAGGAGCGACGAGTTCTGTCTTGATTTTACGACGACTTTCCGCGATTTTTTATCGAAATCCAGATTTCTGGCAAATACGCGCCAATGATGATCATGACCAGGCCGACCAGGTTCGCGCCCGAAAGAAATTTCACCGATTGCCAGCGGTCGGCGCTCGTATTCATAATCGAGAGGTACCAGCCGCCGACCACAAGCGCGAGGCCCAGAAGGTGTGCTATGGTATAGGTTTTAATTTTTTGCCACATAATAAGCAGTAGGATTGATGAATGTTCTGAGGGCTGCAAGCCAAAAGCATCTTCTGGTTTCCTGTTGCGTAGCAACATGAAACCAGAAGATGTGACATAATTCGATATCCACAACACTTGTTCACTAATATCGCTTTTTTTGGCCCCTGAACTATATGGCGACGCATATTACAGTGATGGAGTGGCATAAATTGCGCCGTAAAGGCGCCATTGCTGTCGTCCAATATATACAGAGGGAAACATGAAGAGCGCAATGCGTTGGAAACTACTGATCTTGGGCACACTGGCGGCGTATGCTTTGGCGTGCGCCCCTAAACGAAATATTACCCAATTCGCAAAAAATAAAGAAGCCGAAGCGGGACAAACCTACACCGAAGAACAACTGCGCGCAGCGTTGGGGTCTGATCGGTATGATGCATTGGTTGTGGGTATTGGGCAAGATAACCTCAACTTGCTGACCTATGGCATTGGTATCTCGAACATGACAATGTTGATGAACGGCATTTCAACTCCCGGTAAATTGCCCGCCCTCATGTCAGATGGGCCAAACTCGAGAAAGCTGACGTCGATTAACGTGCTTGAGCTCTTGAATAAGTTGGATGATGCATGCCAGCAGCCAGGTTCATATGTCAACCCCTCACCCGACCCCTTAATCAACCCAGGTGGTGGGTGCGATACCCTGGGTAAAATGGTCAACATGATCAATGGCGTGACCGTCGCGGGTATGGAAGGCATCAAGAATATTGTGCACGGAGTGCAAGATCAACCTCTCGACCTCAATGGGTCTGCCTATCAGAATAGAATCAGCCGGTTGGCCTTTTTGATTTCTTTGCTGAACGAAAATTTGAGTGTCATGCCCACACTGGTGAACGACTTGTCGGCGCCACGTTGCTCGAATAATTCATATGCAACCCAAGGCACTTGCAATGCAGCAAGCGGTACATGGGAGGCGGCTTCTGGCAAGTGTGTTTTTCCACAGTTTACGATGACCGCTGCATGTACTGGTGCTGGCCATAGCTGGGATTCAGCCCTAACGGGAGGCACTTTCTCGAGCGTTGGAAATACTAAATTGATTCGATTGGTCAACGATTCTCGCGATATGCGAGATCTGGCTGTCATCATCAACAATACCACCGTGCTCAGCAATATAACTGCGGTTATGGCTGGCCTTACTGGTAACATTTATTGCTCTAAACCTGAATATGTCACCCAAGCAACGTGCACCGGTGCTGGCGGTTCTTGGACAAACACTCTTTGTAGCAATCCAACGCACACAACGCGCGCAGCCTGCACGGGCGCTGGCGCCACCTGGACATCAGATGGCATCGAGAACATGGGTCGCATGATCAACGAACTTGATCGTGTGTGTGATGGTAATGGCGCCACAAATGGTAAAGCCTGCATCGACGCGGGTGGTACGTGGCGCACGAAAGCATCAAAGATTCCGGTAATCGTTAATAACATCACAAACGTGCCCAACATGTATACGATCGTCAATGGTCTGAGCAACGACGGCAAGCGTCCGCAGTGGCCGGTGGGTGGTGCAACTGTGCCGCTGCCAATTGGCCTCGGTCTGCCAGCACCTTACGCCGGTGACGCAGGCAACGTCTTTGATGGCGTCGATTCAATGGTTGCGACTATCAACAAACTCTACGTAACAGCCGATGCCGATTCATTCGGTACCGAGGGCATGAAGCGTATGGCCTACCTGGTGAACAACCTTGATACGACCGGCGTCTTTTCGAACGACACGAATTTCGATGACACGACCGGCGGCTTCAACTGCGTCACTGGAAACTTTGACAATCGTTTGAACTGGGCGTTCTCCAACAACGGCAGCGCTGCTGCGCCATTTAATGGCCGCAGCTGGGCCTCAGATAACAATTCTGCGCAGTCCGGCACGTGCTCTATCCGCAATGATCCAACTGCCGCGACCGTACAGACGCAAACTCAATCCGCTGAGCTTGTGGCAAATCTCACGACTGGTGGAAATATCACATTCTATCGAAGAACGGCACTTAATACCGGAGATGTTTTGCGGTTTTACATTGATGACGTACAGCAAACATGCGGTTCATGCACGGGAACACAGGCGTGGTCGCAATTATCTTTTGCCGTGACAAGCGGCGTTCATAGATTTCGCTGGGATGTTCAACGCAGGTTGAACAGCACTGGTCAAGTTTGGATTGATACGGTTGCGCTGCCTGGCGACAAAGGTGCTGCCCGCACTGCAGCACAGAAGACTTTTATCATGCTCAACAACCTATACATAAATTCTAGCCTGACGAACGTCGCTGATATTCTGAGCAATGTTACTGTCCCGAATTCACCACCGGGGTGCTGGACAGGTTCGACCGTTACCTGTGTACCTACTTGGAACAATGGTCTTGATACTCTGATTCACACGGTGAACCGGGTTGAATATCCCGCGCTCATAACCGATCTGCCACGCCTTGCGGAAACCGTGAACCAGATTTCGTCTCTGCAGATTATGTATGACATCCTCAACAACATGGATGGTCAGAACTCGACCAATCAATTGGTGGCGATGATGGACTTTATTGAGACCCCCGGCAACCTGCCGATACTCATCAACAACCTCTCCGGTCAGGCGGGTGTGCGTACTGCTGATATTCTGAAGAGCCTGAATGCCGCGGGTAAATCGAATATGCTGCGCGTACTTGCGAACACTCCGAACGGTGCGCCCGTGCTTGATACGGCGCGCTTGCTAAATGGCGTAGCAAATACGATCCGCGTGGCAGAGATTCTCAACAGCTTAAAGCTCTCAGCGAACGTTTATAACACCGTTTCGTCAACAGTTACGATCACAGCAGCAAACCCTGCGGTGGTCACTTGGCTTGCCGGAAACCACGGGCTGGTACAGAACGCTAGAGTCTCGATTTCAACTACTGGGAAATTGCCTGATGGTCTGTTCTCCGGGCGCGTCTATTATGCCTGCCGTACGTCAAACAACACCGCGCTCTTGGCGACTAGCTTTGAGCTTTCGACAGACCAAACGTGCGCATCGCGCGTCAGCACGCTTGGTGGTACTCAATCTGGAACCCACACTGCAATGGCCGGCGAC
The sequence above is a segment of the Turneriella parva DSM 21527 genome. Coding sequences within it:
- a CDS encoding trypsin-like peptidase domain-containing protein — translated: MFRKINQRRFRLSALGVANFTLFVFLMGVAFSPFAGTCTGGGSVAEAGTDNPLLKSDAVQHVLKFQEAIREIYKEVNPAVIRIETEQTVEINHPFFNDPMFRRFFQVPEGQQKQKRAGLGSGFIISSDGFAVTNHHVVQKVDKITVKLTNGKEYTAKLIGSDPNSDIALIKIDGAKGLKTAHLGDSDKIEVGDISLAIGNPFGLQSTLTTGIISSKGQDVNSADGVSRIQTDASINPGNSGGPLLNVRGEVIGINQMIYSQSGGSVGIGFAIPINHAKHVIEKLKAGKKIRQGYIGVSVDPEQTDEKLNLLGVKGKTGLIVAQVVIGSPAFKAGIVANDFITHIDGKPAEKFSVLKSAVLQKGVGANIEVKLIRQGKEVTVSVKVAEAPQQQQ
- a CDS encoding PilZ domain-containing protein gives rise to the protein MPQAALADTIFFLHGESAAVTDSISRYVGARGAETQNLTRLEDLRMADDAEGVLVVHYSGAAGLAEKLPAIKKKNPLLRVLVLHEFVERGRVDSSLLAHIDHMLEKPFTRAALEKALAQFSFFPLTGKNIFLFAPGIDTSETKLLGRLGANVITRLPDSGKKLPLELAVLSPEAINTEFRDLLAAFRAAYADVPCFMLYDAQAPGVLDAGILNEIAYLVQKPVSRAALRQKLLAYFEQPQQDRRKNPRKKGISQVWISAFNLELGTTELFESPFLIDISQSGLSFQTYVDYAENQLMAIWVVSEEAPDKILDLRGHIRWKKTDPAPEGGYGKAFKYGVEFIRHDSEEYLNFARMIAMH
- a CDS encoding type III pantothenate kinase, which produces MTLTADIGNSHSVIGIWRDGNLIDTLRLATESRRTADEWLLFLRSWISGNNVLGTIRSAAVASVVPAANSAVSDAITALGVSRCTWLSADLKLNFSFNYPQKQTLGADRIADMLAAVHYFGPNCVVLDFGTAITFSVVTDGAFQGGVIAPGITSSLEALFSSTAKLPKIAFHRTSNAIGKSTAEAIEIGAYVGWRGVVKEILTDIKSELPDQGRKHRVIATGGISESLDFAPDFFDIVDRNLTMKGIYLASLAQNI
- a CDS encoding response regulator; the protein is MADKKKVLIVDDSGYMRQVIRRHLESKGFEVAGEATDGNEVVEMATTLQPDLITMDLSMKNLGGIEATKLVKAAVPNAKVIVVSALGESRFIKEAVAAGAHDFIIKPFTEDRLISSVKSALKMT
- a CDS encoding LptF/LptG family permease, which produces MLRSLRIFKLDAYLLRHFLPSLAVAAGFFTFIVLVFFLKETIKHAVEKNLDFQVVLELCWYALGWTLTLTIPMAFLLSTILTVGGLNSDSEIIAMRAGGITYPRILRPFLAVAVLLFAALLWFSNYVVPAFADNMENMRNFILTTDPIATIQPGQFITLDKREGFVRKIYIEKSLNTKDFGGEILQNIQVRKIGNVGSIRQLTEIIIAQEGRKILKQTPQGEWVKALRLTRGYLFSTGSDGTFQRVDFSGGMFDLNIQEPEKIKKMKRIEDMGSLTLPQLYQAFDTIKQYPEAEMLTRKAHLEIHKRLALSFSVILFVLVGFPLAIVNRRSGKGMGLGVSVIFIFAYFALFLSAETFSVSRPILAPWLAAHAANILMAIGAFYFSVSRLAEKSIRNFWR